From one Mustelus asterias chromosome 2, sMusAst1.hap1.1, whole genome shotgun sequence genomic stretch:
- the LOC144504020 gene encoding C-C chemokine receptor type 4-like: MSSRTEMPLSAPSDYSYDYGDNYSPCDMESAKIFGETFLPVLYSLVFVFGLPGNVLVMCVLIKYKRLKNMTNIYLLNLAFCDLLFVLTLPFWAYFAKGEWIWGDVFCKIVIVAYVLGYCGGLMFIILISIDRYLAIVHAVSSSRARTVRNGIISSAVMWCVATFASLPTMIFNKTGSIDGRRVCHTFFPSENLSSWKLFILFKDSVLGFFVPMAVMVFCYTRIIQTLLKNKSYKKHKAIKMITAVVVVFFVFWAPHNIVTFLESLRELKVLTGCQLRIRLNIAQQVTESITFVHCCLNPVIYAFLGERFRLHLRRLFHSCLSPLLKYKARDKFKFSSGSFATSIRSQSSGDHESSTFM; encoded by the coding sequence ATGAGTTCCAGAACTGAAATGCCACTCAGCGCACCCAGTGACTACAGTTACGACTATGGAGACAATTATTCTCCTTGCGACATGGAATCTGCAAAGATTTTTGGTGAAACGTTCCTACCAGTGCTCTACTCACTAGTGTTTGTGTTTGGGCTCCCAGGGAACGTGCTTGTAATGTGTGTTCTTATTAAATACAAACGGCTGAAGAATATGACAAACATTTATCTTTTAAATTTGGCATTTTGTGATTTGCTTTTTGTTCTAACACTCCCCTTCTGGGCTTATTTTGCCAAAGGTGAATGGATCTGGGGAGATGTCTTTTGCAAGATCGTTATTGTCGCTTATGTGCTTGGCTACTGTGGTGGCCTAATGTTCATAATCCTGATAAGTATAGACCGCTACCTTGCGATTGTTCACGCTGTGTCTTCATCCAGAGCTAGGACAGTTCGAAACGGGATTATTTCGAGTGCTGTGATGTGGTGTGTAGCTACATTCGCCTCTCTTCCCACGATGATATTTAATAAAACGGGCAGCATTGACGGAAGAAGAGTTTGTCACACTTTCTTTCCATCAGAAAACTTATCGAGTTGGAAACTTTTTATCCTTTTCAAAGACAGTGTGTTGGGTTTTTTTGTTCCAATGGCCGTAATGGTTTTCTGTTATACAAGAATAATTCAGACTCTGCTAAAAAACAAAAGTTATAAGAAGCATAAAGCCATAAAAATGATCACTGCTGTTGTGGTAGTGTTTTTTGTATTTTGGGCACCGCACAATATAGTGACGTTCCTGGAGTCTTTGAGAGAACTAAAAGTTTTAACTGGTTGTCAACTCCGCATACGTCTCAATATAGCCCAGCAAGTCACTGAATCCATCACGTTTGTACATTGCTGTTTGAACCCAGTCATTTATGCATTTTTGGGGGAGAGATTTAGATTGCACCTCCGCAGACTTTTTCACAGCTGTCTGTCTCCATTGCTTAAATATAAAGCACGCGACAAATTTAAGTTTTCTTCAGGTTCTTTTGCTACCTCTATCCGTTCACAATCCTCTGGTGACCATGAATCGTCCACATTTATGTAG